One genomic region from Streptomyces sp. NBC_01431 encodes:
- a CDS encoding DUF3592 domain-containing protein, protein MTETLTTLALLVLPTIGLAALLAHLVRRLLRMRRVVVHGEAAEAECVEVRDIASNSTDMDGSRYHIFAFVTREGHRVTYTEDAAAPYTRVGYRTTVHYDPADPRRTATIAGRDDLAPVLVPGCAALGVAAVLAVLVWIDLSVLFQ, encoded by the coding sequence ATGACGGAGACCCTGACCACCCTGGCGCTGCTGGTGCTGCCGACCATCGGACTGGCCGCGCTGCTCGCCCATCTCGTGCGGCGGCTGCTGCGGATGCGCCGGGTCGTCGTCCACGGCGAGGCCGCCGAGGCCGAGTGCGTCGAGGTGCGGGACATCGCCTCGAACTCCACCGACATGGACGGGTCGCGCTACCACATCTTCGCGTTCGTGACCCGTGAAGGCCACCGCGTCACGTACACCGAGGACGCGGCGGCCCCGTACACCCGGGTCGGATACCGCACCACCGTCCACTACGACCCGGCGGACCCTCGGCGAACGGCCACGATCGCGGGCCGTGACGACCTCGCACCGGTGCTGGTGCCGGGCTGCGCCGCCCTCGGCGTCGCGGCCGTGCTCGCCGTGCTGGTGTGGATCGACCTGTCGGTGCTGTTCCAGTAG
- a CDS encoding DUF3592 domain-containing protein, translating to MDVPGGGPIAFGLLVLLFGSLTWKYARRLVTVTRMLRHGVRTGGECVRIERDNVSVDAKRHFFAFRTAQGRPVEFEDLAGWSMAVGTPVTVAYDPADPVRTATIAGRGTWSPVLQCVALVVGCGFATLGFTTVFLFTVLGGR from the coding sequence ATGGACGTCCCCGGCGGTGGCCCCATCGCCTTCGGCCTGCTGGTACTGCTCTTCGGCAGCCTGACGTGGAAGTACGCCCGGCGCCTCGTGACCGTGACGCGGATGCTGCGACACGGGGTACGAACGGGCGGTGAGTGCGTACGGATCGAGCGGGACAACGTGAGCGTCGACGCGAAGCGGCACTTCTTCGCCTTCCGCACCGCGCAAGGGCGGCCCGTCGAGTTCGAGGACCTGGCGGGCTGGTCCATGGCGGTCGGCACCCCCGTGACCGTCGCGTACGACCCGGCAGATCCGGTGCGGACCGCGACGATCGCGGGTCGGGGCACCTGGTCGCCCGTGCTGCAGTGCGTGGCGCTGGTCGTCGGCTGCGGATTCGCGACGCTCGGTTTCACCACGGTATTCCTGTTCACGGTCCTCGGAGGTCGGTAG